GACCTACTAAGGTAAAGTCAAAAAAACCCAGCGGCGCCATCCCAGCTTCTACGGCAAAGCCATTAACAATAAGATTGGTAGAAGTACCTATCAGCGTTAACGTACCACCTAAAATAGCAGTATAAGAAAGCGGCAATAGCAGCTTAGAAGGCGCGTGTGTTTTGCTCTCTTTAACGGTGGTGATCAGCGAAGCAACCACCGCCGTGTTATTGGTAAAAGAAGACAAAAAGGCGGTGGATAAACCCAATTTAATCACCGCTTTTGCGAGACTACCTTGCGCCATTGAGTGAGCGAGTTTTTTGACTAAGGTTGTTTTTTCAATCGCAATAGAAACTAGGATAAGTAGTACAAGCGTGATTAAAGACGGATTCGCATAATTCACCAGCATCGATTCAAGATCGATGAGGCCAGTCAAATAACTGGTGGCGATTGCGCCTGTGAATAGCCATGCAGCGTTAATGCGTGTGGCAAAAAGACACACGACTAACGCTAGCATAATGCCTGTTAAAATGACTTGTTCCATAATGACGTCATACCTCGACTAACAGGCTAAATTGCATTATTTTAACTTCGAAATATCAAGCGCTTGCCAATGAGGGAAGTGCTTGCGAACTAATGCATTAAACTCAATCTCAAATTCACTAAACTGACTTGAGGACGTTGCTGTTGCTGCTTGAACCGTTTCCACCATACCTGCACCTATGGTTAGGTTAGATAGGCGATCAATTAGGATAAACGAGCCGGTTTCACGATTATTTAAATACTCATCCGCAACGACATTTTCTGTCAGCTCGATGGTTACGATAGCAATTTCATTTAATGACAATGAATCGGCTTGGCCATGCTCAAGTGTATTCACATCGATAGTGTGCTCGATATTTTTCACGATTGCCGCAGTTTTCTTGCTACCCAATTTAAGGTTATAACTTTTACCTAACTGCAGTGGTGTTTCGTGCATCCATACCAGCTTAGCCGTGATCTGGTTCGTCACCTGAGCAGTGGACTCAGCAGGCACAATCACATCACCACGACTCACATCGACTTCGTCTGCTAATGTGATAGTGAATGCTTGCCCGGTTTCCACTTGGGTTAGATTGCCATCAAAAGTCACGAGTTCTTTGATGGTTGAAGTCTTACCTGATGGCAATACTTTAACCGCTTGGCCAACGCTTAAGCTACCAGAGGTTAATGTGCCTTGGAAACCACGAAAATCTAGGTTAGGACGCACTACATATTGCACCGGGAATCGCGCTTCAAAACCATGATTAGGCTCTGCTGCAGGAGAATCTTCCAGCAGTTCCAGCAATGGTTTGTCTTGATAATAAGGTGTTTTTTCTGAGCGGTTTACAACATTGTCGCCTTTAAGTGCTGACATTGGCACAAAGCGAATATCTCGTACGTTCAGTTGCTCAGCAAACTTCAAATAATCAGCTTTTATGCGCTCAAATACGGCTTCATCAAAGTCGACAATATCCATCTTGTTTATCGCGACAACGAACTGTCTGATACCCAGTGAATCACAGATAAAGCTATGGCGTTTAGTCTGAACTTGTACACCATAACGGGCATCGACAAGGATAATCGCCAAATCGCTGGTCGAAGCACCTGTTACCATATTACGTGTGTATTGCTCGTGTCCCGGCGTATCGGCAATAATAAATTTACGC
This region of Pseudoalteromonas galatheae genomic DNA includes:
- the cysN gene encoding sulfate adenylyltransferase subunit CysN; this translates as MSTANEVKELGIETYLARQQDKSLLRMMTCGSVDDGKSTLIGRLLHDSHQIYEDQLAALHKDNEKVGNAGEDLDLALLVDGLQAEREQGITIDVAYRYFSTAKRKFIIADTPGHEQYTRNMVTGASTSDLAIILVDARYGVQVQTKRHSFICDSLGIRQFVVAINKMDIVDFDEAVFERIKADYLKFAEQLNVRDIRFVPMSALKGDNVVNRSEKTPYYQDKPLLELLEDSPAAEPNHGFEARFPVQYVVRPNLDFRGFQGTLTSGSLSVGQAVKVLPSGKTSTIKELVTFDGNLTQVETGQAFTITLADEVDVSRGDVIVPAESTAQVTNQITAKLVWMHETPLQLGKSYNLKLGSKKTAAIVKNIEHTIDVNTLEHGQADSLSLNEIAIVTIELTENVVADEYLNNRETGSFILIDRLSNLTIGAGMVETVQAATATSSSQFSEFEIEFNALVRKHFPHWQALDISKLK